One window of the Runella slithyformis DSM 19594 genome contains the following:
- a CDS encoding transposase, with amino-acid sequence MFRTILQNKDKNASKSRASDFILERGHRYLHPLQLRLDALIDTRLVSTFYDLFMAILVFRHNRMGLLLSELGGYICGLSHAPAGTKRISNLLRCKKWSSTLIDDFFFERSRERIKSLQSNGQRPLLLWDESKIEKSESWFLEGLCSVESSKGKRLTKIRKGFYKPPTQRICVPGFHWTATLLSALGQTPSVCQMSWWTSRGKYQEVGTNIIFRMLKKLHKTIGSSVLHVLDRGYANAWTIEWMNEFKQDFLVRWKKTHLLCHSEKGTKQTHLLARSFKAVGRKMLRDNQRKISKYVTIAYTQVTHADFKDKSLWLIIVRDKKSLQPPMYLLTSIAITNTRLAWEMCHSYMHRWNIEQTFRCSKAELGMESPRLWFWENRLKLLAIVALVYDFLLMLLRNWSHWIPLFLRHWCHRTGNRYRNASIPIYRLRLAISHVLYTACCACQTSG; translated from the coding sequence ATGTTCAGAACAATACTGCAAAACAAGGATAAAAACGCTTCAAAGTCAAGAGCTTCAGACTTCATTTTAGAACGGGGGCATCGGTATCTTCACCCACTTCAACTTCGCTTAGATGCCCTGATTGATACTCGTTTGGTGAGTACATTCTATGACTTATTTATGGCGATATTGGTGTTTCGTCACAACAGGATGGGGCTGTTATTGAGCGAGTTAGGCGGGTATATTTGTGGATTATCGCACGCCCCGGCGGGTACGAAGCGTATCAGCAATTTACTTCGATGTAAAAAATGGTCTTCCACATTGATTGATGACTTTTTCTTTGAACGTAGCCGTGAGCGAATTAAGTCCTTACAATCCAATGGTCAACGTCCTTTACTGCTGTGGGATGAGAGTAAGATTGAAAAGAGTGAATCATGGTTTTTGGAAGGCTTATGCAGTGTGGAAAGCAGTAAAGGCAAAAGATTGACCAAAATAAGAAAAGGCTTTTATAAGCCACCTACTCAACGCATTTGTGTGCCCGGCTTTCATTGGACAGCTACCCTTTTGTCAGCTTTGGGACAAACTCCAAGTGTATGTCAGATGAGTTGGTGGACATCAAGGGGTAAATATCAGGAAGTAGGGACCAACATTATCTTTCGGATGCTCAAAAAGCTCCATAAAACCATTGGAAGCAGCGTTCTGCATGTGTTAGACCGAGGTTATGCCAATGCCTGGACGATTGAATGGATGAATGAGTTTAAACAGGACTTTTTAGTTCGTTGGAAGAAAACACATCTATTATGCCATTCTGAAAAAGGAACCAAACAGACTCATTTATTAGCTCGCTCTTTCAAAGCAGTGGGGCGTAAAATGCTTCGTGATAACCAACGCAAAATCAGTAAGTATGTCACGATCGCTTACACACAGGTCACTCACGCTGATTTCAAAGATAAATCCCTATGGCTCATTATCGTACGTGACAAAAAAAGTTTACAGCCCCCTATGTATCTGCTAACCTCCATTGCCATTACCAATACTCGATTGGCTTGGGAGATGTGTCATTCTTATATGCATCGCTGGAATATAGAGCAAACCTTTAGATGTAGTAAAGCCGAATTGGGTATGGAGTCACCCAGGCTTTGGTTCTGGGAAAATAGACTCAAATTACTTGCTATTGTAGCATTAGTCTATGATTTTCTGCTGATGTTATTGAGAAATTGGAGCCATTGGATTCCGCTTTTTCTCAGACATTGGTGCCATAGAACAGGAAATCGGTACCGAAACGCTTCGATACCGATTTACAGATTAAGACTCGCCATCTCCCACGTGCTTTACACTGCTTGTTGCGCTTGCCAAACTTCGGGATGA
- a CDS encoding 4-hydroxyphenyl-beta-ketoacyl-CoA hydrolase: MIDLQKIIAIDVHTHAEVSCCQPHDDYRSEFDVAFAKYFKSDKRPTIQETADFYRENNLAFVMFTVDSEHNVGKRRIPNIEVAEAALKNDDVMIAFASIDPHKGRMGAREARDLIENYGVKGFKFHPTVQGFYPQDKMAYHLYEVIAEYNLPMLFHSGHSGFGSGVRGGGGLRLEYSNPMHLDDVAIDFPDCPIIIAHPSWPWQDEALSVAMHKPNVYIDLSGWSPKYFPKQLVQYANTMLKNRVLFGTDFPLITPERWMKDFEDAGFKEEVKPLILKENAIRMLKLA; encoded by the coding sequence ATGATAGATCTTCAAAAAATCATTGCCATAGATGTACACACGCACGCAGAAGTGTCGTGTTGTCAGCCGCACGACGATTATCGGTCGGAGTTTGATGTGGCTTTTGCCAAATATTTTAAGTCAGACAAACGCCCGACGATTCAGGAAACGGCCGATTTTTACCGGGAAAACAACCTGGCTTTTGTCATGTTTACGGTAGATTCGGAACACAATGTGGGCAAACGCCGCATTCCCAACATCGAAGTGGCCGAAGCGGCCCTCAAAAACGATGATGTGATGATTGCCTTCGCCAGTATTGACCCCCACAAAGGCCGCATGGGGGCCAGAGAAGCCCGCGATCTGATTGAAAACTACGGCGTCAAAGGCTTTAAATTTCACCCGACGGTGCAGGGATTCTATCCGCAGGACAAGATGGCGTATCATCTTTACGAGGTCATTGCGGAGTATAATCTTCCGATGCTTTTCCATTCCGGTCATTCCGGCTTTGGCAGCGGTGTACGCGGCGGCGGCGGTTTACGGTTGGAATATTCCAATCCCATGCACTTAGATGATGTCGCCATTGATTTTCCCGACTGCCCCATCATCATCGCGCATCCGAGTTGGCCGTGGCAGGACGAAGCCCTTTCGGTGGCAATGCACAAACCCAATGTGTACATTGATCTGAGCGGCTGGTCGCCTAAGTATTTCCCTAAGCAGTTGGTACAATACGCCAATACGATGCTGAAAAACAGGGTGTTGTTCGGTACTGATTTCCCCCTGATTACACCGGAACGTTGGATGAAAGACTTTGAGGATGCCGGCTTTAAAGAAGAAGTAAAGCCGTTGATTCTGAAAGAAAATGCGATCCGGATGCTGAAATTGGCCTGA
- a CDS encoding four helix bundle protein gives MNIDELKVRYKNWAISVILLTRKLPNEPEFKAARNQIVRSTPSTAANYRAACRGKSTPDFINKLKIVEEELDETMFWLEFIVALLPDIRTDMVPIYKEADELLSITVSSIKTARKNGK, from the coding sequence ATGAACATAGATGAACTAAAGGTGAGATATAAAAATTGGGCAATTTCAGTTATTTTATTGACGAGAAAATTACCCAATGAACCTGAATTTAAGGCGGCACGAAACCAAATTGTACGTTCGACACCTTCAACCGCCGCTAATTACCGCGCAGCTTGCCGAGGAAAATCAACTCCGGATTTCATTAACAAGCTCAAAATTGTGGAGGAAGAATTAGATGAAACGATGTTTTGGTTAGAATTTATCGTTGCCTTATTACCGGACATCAGAACGGATATGGTCCCAATTTACAAAGAAGCCGATGAACTCCTATCCATCACAGTGTCCTCCATCAAAACGGCAAGAAAAAACGGGAAATGA
- a CDS encoding alpha/beta hydrolase family protein codes for MKKLFFFLLIPCLSFAQNVAKIDTGVVNGAKYRILFPENWKGKLVMYAHGYEFMGSQPRQSQSPEWPKRMKPFLDRGFAVAASDYQYQGLALAQGVDDTEALRRYFVKTYGQPDSVFIAGHSMGGGVTLATLENFGQNYRGGLPMCPLAGRIYLQTRKEFDMFATFNGLFPGIAASLHDIFDLSKSKAPEPMFVAFQKANAMKKAIYAKDSLLAVEFAKHFDLKPDDLAFSLAFGEGVLRDIAQKAGGNPYDNTNTVYGRFPNSLLVNQTAERLAATVSQNTLFDKYDRTGLIDKPTLALHTVYDQLIPADLAIVSYENLLQKQGKQAYFTVKYTNGQGHCNFTEQQTARVFDELRSWVKTGVKAKAGFVE; via the coding sequence ATGAAAAAACTGTTTTTCTTTCTCCTGATACCCTGTTTGAGTTTTGCTCAAAATGTGGCGAAAATAGATACCGGAGTCGTCAACGGGGCAAAATACCGCATTCTTTTTCCCGAAAACTGGAAAGGCAAGCTGGTCATGTATGCTCACGGATATGAGTTTATGGGTTCCCAACCCCGCCAAAGTCAAAGTCCCGAATGGCCCAAGCGGATGAAACCTTTCTTAGACCGCGGCTTTGCCGTAGCGGCGTCGGATTATCAGTACCAGGGACTGGCATTGGCGCAGGGAGTGGACGATACCGAAGCCTTGCGTCGCTATTTTGTAAAAACGTACGGTCAACCGGATTCGGTGTTTATTGCCGGTCATTCCATGGGGGGAGGGGTGACGCTGGCTACTTTGGAAAACTTCGGTCAAAACTACCGGGGAGGTTTGCCGATGTGCCCCTTGGCCGGAAGGATCTATCTGCAAACCCGTAAAGAGTTTGATATGTTTGCCACGTTCAACGGCCTGTTTCCGGGGATCGCCGCATCGCTGCATGATATTTTTGATCTGTCGAAGTCAAAAGCACCGGAGCCGATGTTTGTCGCCTTTCAAAAGGCCAATGCGATGAAAAAAGCCATTTATGCCAAAGATTCCTTATTGGCCGTCGAATTTGCGAAACATTTTGACCTAAAACCCGACGACTTGGCCTTTTCGCTGGCGTTTGGGGAAGGTGTTTTGCGGGATATTGCGCAAAAAGCCGGCGGCAATCCCTACGACAACACCAACACCGTGTACGGACGTTTTCCCAACAGCCTTTTGGTAAACCAAACGGCAGAGCGGTTGGCCGCTACGGTATCGCAGAACACTCTTTTTGATAAATATGACCGCACCGGCCTCATTGATAAGCCGACGTTGGCGCTGCATACTGTGTACGATCAGCTCATTCCGGCAGATCTGGCCATTGTGAGTTATGAAAACCTGCTTCAGAAGCAGGGAAAGCAGGCGTATTTTACCGTAAAATACACCAACGGTCAAGGTCACTGCAATTTTACCGAACAACAAACGGCCCGTGTTTTTGATGAACTCAGAAGCTGGGTCAAGACGGGAGTAAAGGCGAAGGCAGGATTTGTCGAATGA
- a CDS encoding 5-methyltetrahydropteroyltriglutamate--homocysteine S-methyltransferase, protein MNPPFRADHVGSLLRTPEVKENRYKWKKGEISAEELRAVEDAAIAETVKKLESTGMKSITDGEFRRDYFHLDFLKELAGVTVTGGIDANPNAKAAEDGFTPPKLSVTGKLKHNKDIQVADFEYLKSVVTQTPKVSIPSPTMVHFRGGRKSIDINSYPDMDEFFHDLSVAYRREIDHLYKAGLRYLQLDDTNLAYLCDPKMRAAAAERGEDPNELPRTYAALINSVIDGRPDDLTVGIHLCRGNYRSTWFAEGGYEPVAEILFNSINVDAYFLEYDDERSGDFAPLRFVPKAKNVVLGIISSKVRTLESIDDLAKRIDEAAQYMPLEQMCVSPQCGFSSTHHGNDLTHDDQWRKLELVVNTAIKVWGEA, encoded by the coding sequence ATGAATCCTCCTTTCAGAGCCGACCACGTGGGCAGTTTGTTACGTACGCCCGAAGTCAAAGAAAATCGCTACAAATGGAAAAAAGGCGAAATTTCAGCGGAAGAACTGCGCGCCGTTGAAGATGCCGCCATAGCCGAAACGGTCAAAAAATTAGAGTCGACGGGCATGAAATCCATCACCGACGGAGAGTTTCGCCGGGATTATTTTCACCTCGATTTTTTGAAAGAATTGGCGGGCGTGACCGTTACGGGCGGTATCGACGCCAACCCCAATGCCAAAGCGGCCGAAGACGGATTTACGCCGCCGAAATTGAGCGTGACGGGTAAGTTAAAACACAACAAAGATATTCAGGTGGCTGATTTTGAATATTTGAAATCGGTCGTGACCCAAACGCCGAAAGTGTCGATCCCGTCACCGACAATGGTGCACTTCCGAGGTGGGCGCAAATCCATTGACATCAATTCGTATCCTGACATGGACGAATTTTTCCATGACCTGTCGGTGGCGTATCGCCGGGAAATTGATCATTTATACAAAGCCGGACTGCGGTACCTGCAACTCGACGATACCAATTTGGCGTACCTCTGCGATCCTAAAATGCGCGCCGCTGCTGCTGAGCGCGGGGAAGATCCCAACGAACTGCCCCGTACCTATGCGGCACTCATCAACTCGGTCATTGACGGTCGTCCCGATGATTTGACGGTCGGTATTCACCTGTGCCGGGGCAATTACCGCAGTACGTGGTTTGCCGAAGGCGGCTACGAGCCCGTGGCGGAGATATTGTTTAACAGCATCAACGTAGACGCCTATTTTCTGGAGTACGACGACGAGCGTTCGGGCGATTTCGCGCCGTTGCGCTTTGTTCCAAAAGCGAAAAATGTGGTGTTGGGGATTATTTCGTCCAAAGTAAGAACGTTGGAAAGCATTGATGATTTGGCCAAACGCATTGACGAAGCTGCTCAATACATGCCCCTGGAGCAAATGTGCGTAAGCCCGCAGTGTGGCTTCTCGTCCACTCATCATGGCAATGACCTGACCCACGATGACCAATGGCGCAAGCTGGAATTGGTGGTAAATACAGCCATTAAAGTATGGGGAGAGGCATAA
- a CDS encoding 3-hydroxyacyl-CoA dehydrogenase, whose product MQIKQKTFLVTGGASGLGFATAKMIVDNGGNAVLLDINEEAGQKAERELGPQARFKKTDVSDETQVQVAIDLATGTFGGVNGVANCAGIGPAQRVVGKNGPHALELFSKVIQINLIGTFNVIRLAAAVMQNNVPASPQYGGTEGGSGERGVIINTASVAAFDGQIGQAAYSASKGGIVGMTLPIARELARFGIRVMTIAPGIFETPLLMGMPDDVKASLGQQVPFPSRLGQPDEYAALVKHIIENQMLNGEVVRLDGAIRMAAK is encoded by the coding sequence ATGCAAATAAAACAAAAAACATTCCTCGTTACCGGCGGAGCGTCGGGCTTGGGATTCGCAACGGCAAAAATGATCGTGGACAATGGCGGTAATGCCGTTTTGCTCGATATCAACGAAGAAGCGGGACAAAAAGCCGAACGTGAATTGGGTCCACAGGCCCGTTTCAAAAAAACCGATGTAAGTGATGAAACACAGGTGCAGGTGGCCATTGATCTGGCGACCGGCACGTTTGGGGGAGTCAACGGTGTAGCCAACTGCGCCGGTATTGGCCCGGCCCAGCGAGTGGTGGGGAAAAACGGCCCTCACGCGTTGGAACTCTTCTCGAAAGTCATCCAAATCAACCTGATCGGCACCTTCAACGTGATTCGATTGGCGGCAGCGGTCATGCAAAACAATGTACCTGCCTCCCCCCAATATGGGGGGACTGAGGGGGGCAGCGGCGAGCGTGGTGTCATCATAAACACGGCGTCGGTTGCGGCCTTTGACGGGCAGATCGGGCAGGCGGCTTATTCGGCCTCCAAAGGCGGGATTGTCGGCATGACCCTGCCGATCGCGCGGGAGTTGGCGCGGTTCGGGATTCGGGTCATGACCATTGCCCCGGGGATTTTTGAGACCCCTTTGCTGATGGGAATGCCCGATGATGTCAAGGCGTCGCTGGGGCAGCAGGTGCCGTTTCCTTCGCGTTTGGGACAGCCCGACGAGTACGCGGCGCTGGTAAAACATATCATTGAAAATCAAATGCTTAACGGAGAAGTGGTTCGCCTGGACGGAGCCATCCGGATGGCAGCGAAATAG
- a CDS encoding GxxExxY protein codes for MELLYKDLTDAIIKAFYDVYNELGYGFLEKVYQNSLYLELRARGFQVEAQKQIKVHFKGIEVGEYYADLVVNDTIILELKAAEVVLEEFELQLINYLKGTDKEIGLLLNFGKKPEFRRKVFENSRKKLKRVES; via the coding sequence ATGGAGTTGCTTTATAAAGATTTGACGGATGCCATTATTAAGGCTTTTTATGATGTTTATAATGAACTTGGGTATGGGTTTCTCGAAAAGGTGTATCAAAATTCTTTGTATTTAGAATTAAGGGCACGAGGCTTTCAGGTGGAAGCGCAAAAGCAGATAAAAGTTCATTTTAAAGGAATTGAAGTAGGTGAATACTATGCTGATTTAGTCGTTAATGATACCATTATACTTGAACTCAAAGCGGCCGAAGTGGTTTTGGAAGAGTTTGAACTACAGTTGATTAATTATTTAAAAGGTACGGACAAGGAAATTGGGTTATTGCTGAATTTTGGCAAAAAACCTGAATTCAGAAGAAAAGTTTTTGAAAATTCAAGGAAGAAACTAAAACGGGTGGAAAGTTGA
- a CDS encoding feruloyl-CoA synthase, producing the protein MFKDTAFGPTFTEKTTQADGSVLLKLKQPLAEFPEKLTQKLIECAKKEPNTLFLMRRNPADGNWKGVTYAETLEKVRAIAQYLLNLHFSEDETIVILSENSIEHALLALAAVHIGIPYSPISPPYSLVSNDFGKLKHCLEVMTPKVIFAQNGNTYAQALSLAKRLFPEAKIVTVEETHEIHFAELLTAVPTEAVETAYSNVNEDTVAKVLFTSGSTGLPKGVINTQRMWCANLQQITQVFPFMASEPPVFVDWLPWNHTFGGNHNFGLTLYNGGTLYMDEGKPTPKGIETTVQNLRGISPTAYFNVPKGFEMLIPYFEKEPELRQTFFKNLHILFYAGASLAQPVWNRLEELALETIGQKVPIITGLGCTESGPSAMFASWHGAYSGLLGVPVAGMSVKLVPDGDKTEARYKAPNVTPGYWRNPEATANAFDEEGYYKTGDAVKFVDENNPDKGLVFDGRIAEDFKLSTGTWVNVGVLKAKVLTAGSPIVQDVVLAGLDRDYIGAILFLNPDACRKLAALEESVANDIAFQHESVQKFIDEMLARLQAQATGSATLVAKAVIAVEPPSIDLGEITDKGSLNQRAVLKYRADLVEKLYG; encoded by the coding sequence ATGTTTAAAGATACTGCATTTGGGCCGACGTTTACCGAAAAAACGACGCAGGCGGATGGCTCTGTTTTGTTAAAATTAAAACAGCCTTTGGCCGAGTTTCCCGAAAAATTAACCCAAAAACTCATTGAATGCGCAAAAAAAGAGCCGAATACATTATTTCTGATGCGTCGAAATCCTGCGGACGGTAATTGGAAAGGGGTAACTTACGCTGAAACCTTAGAGAAAGTACGCGCTATTGCGCAATATCTGCTCAACCTGCATTTTTCAGAGGACGAAACCATCGTGATTCTTTCCGAAAACAGCATCGAACACGCGCTTTTAGCCTTGGCAGCGGTGCATATCGGGATTCCGTATTCGCCCATTTCGCCGCCGTATTCGTTGGTGTCCAATGATTTTGGGAAGCTGAAACATTGCCTGGAAGTGATGACGCCCAAAGTCATTTTTGCCCAAAACGGAAACACATACGCTCAGGCACTGTCTTTGGCCAAACGGCTTTTTCCGGAGGCGAAAATCGTGACCGTTGAGGAAACCCACGAGATCCATTTTGCAGAATTGCTGACTGCGGTGCCTACCGAAGCGGTTGAAACAGCATATTCCAACGTCAATGAAGACACGGTAGCCAAGGTGTTATTTACCTCGGGCTCAACGGGTTTGCCCAAAGGCGTTATCAATACGCAGCGGATGTGGTGCGCCAATTTGCAGCAGATCACGCAGGTATTTCCCTTTATGGCATCGGAGCCGCCCGTGTTTGTGGATTGGCTGCCGTGGAATCATACTTTCGGCGGAAATCATAATTTTGGCCTGACCCTCTACAACGGCGGTACGCTCTACATGGATGAGGGCAAGCCTACGCCGAAAGGCATCGAAACGACCGTGCAAAACCTGCGGGGCATCTCGCCCACGGCGTATTTTAACGTGCCGAAGGGTTTTGAAATGCTGATTCCGTACTTTGAAAAAGAGCCTGAATTACGACAAACATTTTTCAAAAATCTGCACATTCTTTTTTATGCGGGGGCAAGTTTGGCGCAACCCGTCTGGAATCGCCTGGAGGAGTTGGCCTTGGAAACCATCGGTCAGAAAGTCCCCATCATTACGGGGCTGGGCTGTACCGAATCGGGACCTTCGGCTATGTTTGCGAGTTGGCACGGGGCCTATTCGGGGTTGTTGGGCGTGCCTGTGGCGGGCATGAGTGTAAAATTGGTACCCGACGGCGACAAAACGGAGGCGCGCTATAAAGCCCCCAACGTAACGCCCGGCTATTGGCGGAATCCTGAGGCGACGGCCAATGCCTTCGACGAAGAAGGCTATTACAAAACGGGGGATGCCGTGAAGTTTGTGGATGAAAACAACCCCGATAAAGGCTTGGTGTTTGACGGTCGCATTGCCGAAGATTTTAAATTATCGACCGGAACGTGGGTCAATGTGGGGGTTCTGAAAGCTAAAGTATTGACGGCGGGGTCGCCTATTGTGCAGGATGTGGTTCTTGCGGGACTTGACCGCGATTATATTGGGGCCATTTTGTTTTTAAATCCCGATGCCTGTCGGAAATTGGCGGCATTGGAGGAAAGTGTAGCGAATGATATTGCTTTTCAGCATGAATCGGTGCAGAAATTCATCGATGAAATGCTGGCACGCTTACAGGCGCAGGCGACGGGCAGTGCTACGTTGGTGGCCAAAGCTGTTATTGCTGTCGAACCGCCTTCCATTGATCTGGGGGAAATTACCGACAAAGGTTCCCTGAATCAGCGGGCTGTCTTGAAATATAGAGCTGATTTGGTGGAGAAATTGTACGGATAA
- a CDS encoding crotonase/enoyl-CoA hydratase family protein encodes MLQTEIKDELLFVRINRPEKRNAINDELLLSIEAVFTTIPAGVKCAVIYGEGPHFSAGLDLSALRERNIVEGLHHSRMWHRVMERIQFGTVPVIAVLHGACVGGGLEIAAACHLRVAEKSAFYALPEGQRGIFVGGGASVRLPKLIGMARMTDMMLTGRVLTAEEGLTYGLSQYLTEEGKGLEKAIELAKKIASNAEITNYALMHVLPKIVDSGQTEGLMMESLIAAISSASPEAQKRLQDFLEGRAKKVI; translated from the coding sequence ATGTTACAAACCGAAATAAAGGACGAATTGCTGTTCGTCAGGATCAATCGGCCAGAAAAGCGAAATGCCATCAATGATGAATTGCTTTTAAGCATTGAGGCTGTTTTTACAACAATCCCTGCCGGTGTTAAATGTGCCGTCATCTACGGCGAAGGACCCCATTTCAGCGCCGGACTCGACCTTTCGGCTTTGCGGGAAAGAAACATCGTAGAAGGATTGCATCATTCGCGCATGTGGCATCGGGTCATGGAACGTATTCAATTTGGTACGGTGCCCGTCATCGCAGTGCTGCACGGTGCCTGTGTGGGGGGAGGGTTGGAAATTGCGGCGGCCTGTCACCTCCGAGTGGCCGAAAAAAGTGCCTTTTATGCCCTTCCCGAAGGACAGCGTGGCATTTTTGTGGGCGGTGGCGCTTCGGTGCGATTGCCCAAACTCATCGGCATGGCGCGCATGACCGATATGATGCTCACGGGACGCGTGCTGACCGCTGAAGAAGGATTGACCTACGGACTTTCACAATACCTGACGGAAGAAGGCAAAGGTTTGGAAAAAGCCATTGAGTTGGCTAAAAAAATCGCTTCCAATGCCGAAATAACAAACTACGCACTAATGCACGTTTTGCCTAAAATCGTCGATTCGGGACAAACGGAAGGCCTGATGATGGAATCACTCATTGCGGCGATCTCGTCGGCAAGCCCCGAAGCCCAAAAGCGGTTACAGGATTTTTTGGAAGGACGAGCGAAAAAGGTGATTTAA
- a CDS encoding helix-turn-helix transcriptional regulator: protein MKSPKSIPIPILKPSQFDDYLFAGWKAPISGFYERFHVSRIEDYKNHLTLPLLPHRRSVCFFIFLTQGTVIRSKGLTNYEITPGHFFFLAADQITSLEYVSPDAEGFYCHFLPEIFNRSAIKIDFEKDFPFFQLTGEPLLKVSDNERFLQLLRILENENYTNREERFGLIPLYLHTLFSELKHQMEPAGQKVKNASALLTQRYKNALSEFIYEKKTVAEFADYLAVTPNHLHKCVKASTGKSAHSLLDDMRILEAKVLLKQTDLTIGEIAFKIGRFEPSDFSRFFKANTGMTPSKYRLSE, encoded by the coding sequence ATGAAGTCCCCAAAAAGCATTCCCATTCCTATTCTGAAGCCTTCTCAGTTCGACGATTATTTGTTTGCGGGCTGGAAAGCGCCTATTTCGGGGTTTTACGAACGGTTTCACGTTTCGCGTATTGAAGATTATAAAAATCATTTGACGCTGCCGTTGTTGCCGCACCGCCGATCGGTTTGCTTTTTTATATTTCTGACCCAAGGCACCGTTATTCGAAGCAAGGGGCTGACCAATTATGAAATCACCCCCGGTCATTTCTTTTTTCTCGCCGCCGACCAAATCACTTCGTTGGAATACGTCAGTCCGGATGCTGAAGGCTTTTACTGTCATTTTCTGCCCGAAATCTTCAACCGATCGGCCATCAAAATAGATTTTGAAAAAGACTTCCCTTTTTTTCAACTCACCGGTGAGCCGCTGCTGAAAGTAAGCGACAATGAGCGCTTTTTGCAGCTATTGCGTATTCTCGAAAATGAAAATTACACAAATCGGGAGGAACGTTTCGGGCTGATTCCTCTGTATTTACATACGCTGTTTTCCGAATTAAAACACCAAATGGAGCCTGCGGGCCAAAAAGTAAAAAATGCGTCGGCACTGCTTACCCAACGCTACAAAAATGCGCTTTCGGAGTTCATTTATGAGAAAAAAACAGTGGCTGAATTTGCGGATTATTTGGCCGTTACGCCCAATCACCTGCACAAATGTGTCAAAGCCTCAACGGGAAAATCGGCCCATAGCCTGCTCGATGATATGCGCATTTTGGAAGCAAAAGTATTGCTGAAGCAAACCGATCTGACCATCGGTGAAATTGCCTTTAAAATCGGACGATTTGAGCCCAGTGATTTCAGCCGCTTCTTCAAAGCAAATACCGGAATGACACCTTCGAAGTATAGACTAAGTGAATGA
- a CDS encoding helix-turn-helix domain-containing protein, with translation MIIYDTIKKYSEMFNNKTLHPLINLVDLNKSNPLERTKFRLDFYAIVIKETRCGDIRYGNQHYDYSDGSMVFFGPGQIITNEPEGELHQPYGTALLFHPDLIKGTSLGKQIHEYSFFSYLSNEALHLSEKEKEIVAACFGNIATEIGQNIDRHSKKLIVANLELLLKYCTRFYDRQFITREHANHGILEQFEALLNDYIFGEKLKTEGLPSVAYFADELHLSANYFGDLIKKETGKSALDFIHLTLLEAAKEKVLDTTKSISEVAFDLGFKYPQHFTRLFKQKVGISPNEYRGLN, from the coding sequence ATGATCATATACGACACCATCAAAAAGTACAGCGAGATGTTCAACAATAAGACGTTGCATCCGCTCATCAATTTGGTTGATTTGAATAAATCGAACCCGTTGGAAAGAACTAAATTCAGGCTGGATTTTTATGCCATTGTTATCAAAGAAACTCGTTGTGGCGACATTCGTTACGGGAATCAACACTACGATTACAGCGATGGCAGTATGGTTTTCTTTGGCCCCGGCCAGATCATTACCAACGAGCCCGAAGGCGAGCTGCACCAACCTTACGGCACAGCCCTTCTGTTTCATCCTGACCTTATCAAAGGCACGAGTTTGGGCAAACAGATTCACGAATATTCCTTTTTCAGCTACCTATCCAACGAGGCGCTGCATCTTTCGGAGAAAGAAAAAGAAATTGTGGCTGCCTGTTTTGGAAATATTGCCACTGAAATCGGACAAAACATTGACCGCCACAGCAAAAAATTAATTGTGGCCAATCTGGAATTGCTTCTGAAGTATTGCACCCGTTTTTATGACCGCCAATTTATCACCCGAGAACACGCCAATCACGGCATTCTTGAACAATTTGAAGCCTTACTCAACGACTATATTTTTGGCGAAAAACTCAAAACGGAAGGTTTGCCTTCGGTGGCTTATTTTGCCGATGAACTGCACCTTTCGGCCAACTATTTCGGCGATTTGATAAAGAAGGAAACCGGCAAATCCGCTTTAGATTTTATTCATCTAACACTATTGGAAGCGGCCAAAGAGAAGGTATTGGACACAACAAAATCAATCAGCGAAGTGGCGTTTGATCTGGGTTTTAAATACCCACAGCACTTTACGAGACTTTTTAAGCAAAAGGTGGGTATTTCGCCCAATGAGTATCGGGGCTTGAATTGA